A stretch of the Mycobacterium sp. ITM-2016-00317 genome encodes the following:
- a CDS encoding amidase has translation MADTTSSRSSSLSRRHTRFPTVGNQLFQLAAGTATSVDLVTRSLAAIEASQPTLNAFRVVLAEQALADAAEADRKRAAGADPCRYPLLGIPIAVKDDVDVAGVPTRFGADGDVRVADADAEVVRRLRAAGAVIVGKTNTCELGQWPFTSGPAFGHTRNPWSPEHTPGGSSGGSAAAVAAGLVAAAIGSDGAGSVRIPAAWTHLVGIKPQRGRISTSPLPEAFNGITVNGVLARTVSDAALLLDAASGNAPGDLHTPAPVRVSDYISRAPGPLRIAKSTKFPFTGFRATLHPEIRAAVDAVADQLTQLGHTIVDADPDYNLRMSWNFLARSTSGIPEWMDRMGYGVRWDDRTRANARMGRLLSQNVLRKARAREERSRQRIGWVFNLADVVLAPTTALPPPKVHAFDNLGGLATDRTMIKACPVTWPWNLLGWPSINIPAGFTSDGLPIGVQLMGPADSEPLLVSLAAALEAFNGWAAHQPEDWWTPRPPAEPAEVPRPATPEPVDNQVA, from the coding sequence ATGGCCGACACCACTTCTTCCCGCAGTTCATCCCTCTCCCGGCGTCACACCCGATTTCCCACGGTGGGCAACCAGTTGTTCCAGCTCGCCGCGGGTACCGCCACGTCCGTCGACCTGGTGACCCGGTCGCTGGCGGCCATCGAGGCGAGCCAGCCGACCCTGAACGCGTTCCGGGTGGTGCTCGCCGAGCAGGCGCTGGCCGACGCCGCCGAGGCCGACCGCAAGCGCGCGGCGGGCGCCGACCCGTGCCGGTACCCGCTGCTGGGCATCCCGATCGCGGTCAAGGACGACGTCGACGTCGCCGGCGTGCCCACCCGGTTCGGCGCCGACGGCGACGTCCGGGTCGCCGATGCCGATGCCGAGGTGGTGCGCCGGCTGCGCGCCGCCGGAGCCGTGATCGTCGGCAAGACCAACACCTGCGAGCTCGGTCAGTGGCCGTTCACCAGCGGGCCCGCATTCGGGCACACCCGCAACCCGTGGTCGCCCGAGCACACGCCCGGGGGTTCCTCGGGCGGCAGCGCCGCGGCCGTGGCCGCCGGGCTGGTCGCCGCCGCGATCGGCTCCGACGGGGCCGGCAGCGTCCGCATCCCGGCGGCGTGGACCCATCTGGTCGGGATCAAGCCGCAACGCGGACGCATCTCGACCTCGCCTCTCCCGGAGGCGTTCAACGGCATCACCGTCAACGGTGTGCTCGCCCGCACCGTGTCCGACGCGGCGCTACTACTCGACGCGGCGTCGGGCAACGCTCCCGGCGATCTGCACACCCCGGCGCCGGTACGGGTGTCCGACTACATCTCCCGGGCGCCCGGTCCGCTGCGCATCGCGAAGTCCACGAAGTTCCCGTTCACCGGGTTCCGCGCGACGCTGCACCCGGAGATCCGCGCGGCCGTGGACGCGGTGGCCGACCAGCTGACCCAGCTCGGCCACACCATCGTGGACGCCGACCCCGACTACAACCTGCGGATGTCGTGGAACTTCCTGGCCCGCTCGACATCCGGGATCCCCGAGTGGATGGACCGGATGGGTTACGGGGTGCGATGGGACGACCGCACCCGGGCCAACGCCCGGATGGGTCGGCTGCTGTCGCAGAACGTGTTGCGCAAGGCCCGCGCGCGGGAGGAGCGGAGCAGGCAGCGCATCGGCTGGGTGTTCAATCTCGCCGACGTCGTGCTGGCCCCGACCACCGCGCTGCCGCCCCCGAAGGTGCACGCGTTCGACAATCTCGGCGGACTGGCCACCGACCGCACGATGATCAAGGCGTGCCCGGTGACGTGGCCGTGGAACCTGCTGGGCTGGCCGTCGATCAACATCCCGGCCGGCTTCACCTCCGACGGCCTGCCGATCGGGGTGCAGCTGATGGGCCCGGCCGACAGCGAGCCGCTGCTGGTGTCACTGGCCGCGGCGCTGGAGGCGTTCAACGGGTGGGCGGCGCACCAGCCCGAGGACTGGTGGACGCCCCGGCCCCCGGCGGAGCCTGCCGAAGTCCCGCGGCCGGCGACTCCGGAACCGGTCGACAATCAGGTCGCGTAA
- a CDS encoding MmpS family transport accessory protein, with protein MTRAWIPLLLVIVLVVGGFAVWRIRGIFGSHQLPTYAGNMSEDSNKSDPKVVRYEIFGEPGATADINYIDAEGDPNQVVGAALPWSIEVESNSPAMVGNVVAQGDGDFLGCRILADDVVKDERTAHNVTAYVYCFTKSA; from the coding sequence CTGACGCGAGCGTGGATACCGCTCCTCTTGGTGATCGTGCTCGTCGTCGGGGGTTTCGCGGTGTGGCGGATCCGCGGCATCTTCGGCTCCCATCAACTGCCGACCTACGCGGGGAACATGTCCGAGGATTCCAACAAGTCGGACCCGAAGGTCGTGCGCTACGAGATCTTCGGCGAGCCCGGCGCCACCGCCGACATCAATTACATCGACGCCGAAGGGGACCCGAACCAGGTCGTCGGCGCCGCGCTGCCGTGGTCGATCGAAGTGGAGTCGAACTCCCCGGCGATGGTCGGAAACGTGGTGGCCCAGGGTGACGGCGACTTCCTCGGCTGCCGCATCCTGGCCGACGACGTCGTCAAGGACGAACGCACCGCCCACAACGTCACCGCCTACGTCTACTGCTTCACCAAGTCCGCATGA
- a CDS encoding RND family transporter: protein MTRSPNRSLQDPTTLARWIRRLAVPIILGWVLLVAALNLLVPQLEVVAAQNAVSMSPSDAPAMRAMSDMGRLFGESDSDSVAMVVLEGEEPLGDDAHAYYDGLIEKLEAAPEHVRNIQDMWGDPLTEAAAQSSDGRAAYVALNLAGNMGETKSNESVAAVRDIVANSPPPPGVQVHVTGPAALTADVNIAGESSMALILLVTFAVIIVLLLFFYRSVTTVVLLLIMVGVQMSIARGVVAALGHFQVIGLSTFAVNLLISLAVAAGTDYAIFLVGRYQEARASGADHEAAYYEMFHGTAHVVLGSGLTIAGAMYCLSFTRMPYFQSMGVPCAVGILAGVAVALTLGPAIVAVGSRFGLLEPKRAMRIRAWRRVGATVVRWPGPILVASLALALIGLAALPGYQTSYDDTRYIPESIPANAGLQAATEYFSLSRMSPEVLIVETDRDLRNSSDFLILDRLAKRVFNVEGVARVQAPSRPDGAPIAHTSIPFLISMQGVGQQQNMKLMKDRIADMRTQADDIGETIATMKKMYGLMTKFSGITTVMIDDMTDMRDTVHLLRDMVADFDDQFRPIRNYFYWEPHCYNIPLCWSFRSLFDSMDGIGTMTDTFDKAVVNMDEMKALLPEMLATFPPMIETMESMRQMMLSTYATMGGFYDQMDELTRDSTEMGKAFDAAKNDDSFYLPPEVFENEDFKRAMESFFSPDGKTVRMLIAHRGNPTTEEALQRVEPIKIAAIEALKGTPLENATIQLGGTAATFKDMSDGSRYDLLIAVISAMCLVLMIMLVLTRSLVAALVIVGTVTLSLGASFGISILIWQHIVGIELHWMVLALSIIALIAVGSDYNLLLVSRFKEEIPAGIKTGMIRAIGGTGSVVTVAGVVFALTMASMVVSDLRVMAQVGTTIGLGLLFDTFVVRAFMMPAIATLLGRWFWWPLVVRSRPLPAPPRP from the coding sequence ATGACCCGGTCCCCGAACAGGTCCCTGCAGGACCCGACGACCCTGGCCCGGTGGATCCGCCGGCTGGCCGTGCCGATCATCCTCGGCTGGGTGCTGCTGGTCGCGGCGCTGAACCTGCTGGTGCCGCAGTTGGAAGTGGTGGCCGCCCAGAACGCCGTGTCGATGAGCCCCAGCGATGCGCCGGCGATGCGGGCGATGTCCGACATGGGCCGGCTCTTCGGCGAATCCGACTCCGACTCCGTCGCGATGGTGGTCCTCGAAGGCGAGGAACCGCTCGGCGACGACGCGCACGCCTACTACGACGGGCTCATCGAGAAACTCGAAGCCGCACCCGAGCACGTCCGCAACATCCAGGACATGTGGGGCGACCCGCTGACCGAGGCCGCCGCGCAGAGCTCCGACGGGCGCGCCGCCTACGTCGCGCTGAACCTGGCCGGGAACATGGGCGAGACGAAGTCCAACGAGTCGGTCGCCGCCGTCCGCGACATCGTCGCCAACTCGCCCCCGCCACCCGGGGTGCAGGTACACGTCACCGGTCCCGCGGCACTGACCGCCGACGTCAACATCGCCGGCGAGAGCAGCATGGCGTTGATCCTGCTGGTCACCTTCGCCGTGATCATCGTGCTGCTGCTGTTCTTCTACCGGTCGGTCACCACGGTCGTGCTGCTGCTGATCATGGTCGGCGTCCAGATGTCGATCGCCCGCGGTGTGGTGGCCGCGCTGGGCCACTTCCAGGTCATCGGGCTGTCGACGTTCGCGGTGAACCTGCTGATCTCACTGGCCGTCGCGGCAGGCACCGACTACGCGATCTTCCTTGTCGGCCGCTACCAGGAGGCCCGCGCGTCCGGGGCCGACCACGAAGCCGCCTACTACGAGATGTTCCACGGCACAGCGCATGTGGTGCTGGGCTCCGGCCTGACCATCGCCGGGGCGATGTACTGCCTGTCGTTCACCCGGATGCCGTACTTCCAGAGCATGGGCGTGCCGTGCGCGGTCGGCATCCTCGCCGGGGTCGCCGTGGCGCTGACGCTGGGGCCCGCGATCGTCGCCGTCGGCAGCCGTTTCGGCCTGCTGGAGCCCAAGCGCGCCATGCGGATCCGGGCCTGGCGCCGGGTCGGCGCCACCGTCGTGCGCTGGCCCGGACCGATCCTGGTCGCATCGCTGGCGCTGGCACTGATCGGGCTCGCCGCGCTGCCGGGCTACCAGACCAGCTACGACGACACCCGCTACATCCCGGAGTCCATCCCGGCCAACGCCGGCCTGCAGGCCGCCACCGAGTACTTCTCGCTGTCGCGGATGAGCCCGGAGGTGCTCATCGTCGAGACCGACCGCGACCTGCGCAACTCGTCGGACTTCCTGATCCTGGACCGGTTGGCCAAGCGGGTCTTCAACGTCGAAGGCGTGGCCCGGGTGCAGGCGCCGAGCCGCCCCGACGGCGCGCCGATCGCGCACACCTCGATCCCGTTCCTGATCAGCATGCAGGGCGTCGGCCAGCAGCAGAACATGAAGCTGATGAAGGACCGCATCGCCGACATGCGGACCCAGGCCGACGACATCGGCGAGACCATCGCGACGATGAAGAAGATGTACGGGCTGATGACGAAGTTCTCCGGCATCACCACCGTGATGATCGACGACATGACCGACATGCGCGACACCGTCCACCTGTTGCGCGACATGGTCGCCGATTTCGACGACCAGTTCCGGCCGATCCGCAACTACTTCTACTGGGAACCGCACTGCTACAACATCCCGCTGTGCTGGTCGTTCCGGTCGCTGTTCGACTCGATGGACGGCATCGGCACGATGACCGACACCTTCGACAAGGCCGTGGTCAACATGGACGAGATGAAGGCGCTGCTGCCCGAGATGCTCGCGACGTTCCCGCCGATGATCGAGACCATGGAGAGCATGCGTCAGATGATGCTGTCCACCTACGCCACCATGGGCGGCTTCTACGACCAGATGGACGAGCTGACCCGCGACTCCACCGAGATGGGCAAGGCGTTCGACGCGGCGAAGAACGACGACTCGTTCTACCTGCCGCCCGAGGTGTTCGAGAACGAGGACTTCAAGCGGGCGATGGAGAGCTTCTTCTCGCCCGACGGCAAGACCGTGCGGATGCTGATCGCCCACCGCGGCAACCCGACCACCGAAGAGGCGCTGCAGCGCGTCGAACCGATCAAGATCGCGGCGATCGAGGCGCTCAAAGGCACCCCACTGGAGAACGCCACGATCCAGCTCGGCGGCACCGCCGCGACGTTCAAGGACATGTCCGACGGATCCCGCTACGACCTGCTCATCGCGGTGATCTCGGCGATGTGCCTGGTGCTGATGATCATGCTGGTGCTCACCCGCAGCCTGGTCGCCGCGCTGGTGATCGTCGGCACCGTGACGCTGTCGCTGGGCGCGTCGTTCGGCATCTCGATCCTGATCTGGCAGCACATCGTCGGCATCGAACTGCACTGGATGGTGCTGGCGCTGTCGATCATCGCGCTGATCGCGGTCGGCTCCGACTACAACCTGCTGCTGGTGTCCCGGTTCAAGGAGGAGATCCCGGCCGGGATCAAGACCGGAATGATCCGGGCGATCGGCGGCACCGGCAGCGTCGTGACCGTGGCCGGGGTGGTGTTCGCGCTGACCATGGCGTCGATGGTGGTCAGCGACCTGCGGGTGATGGCGCAGGTCGGCACGACGATCGGGCTGGGGCTGCTGTTCGACACGTTCGTGGTGCGCGCGTTCATGATGCCCGCGATCGCGACGCTGCTCGGGCGCTGGTTCTGGTGGCCGCTGGTGGTGCGGTCCCGACCGCTGCCCGCGCCTCCGCGGCCCTGA
- the recO gene encoding DNA repair protein RecO, which translates to MRLYRDRAVVLRQHKLGEADRIVSLLTRDHGLVRAVAKGVRRTRSKFGARLEPFAHIDVQLHPGRNLDIVTQVQAIDAFASDIVSDYGRYTCACAMLETAERIAGEERAPVPALHRLTVAALRAVADAARPRELVLDAYLLRAMGVAGWAPALTECARCAAPGPHRAFHVGAGGSVCVHCRPSGSVTPPQGVLDLMAALYEGDWEHAQLSTSAHRSQASGLVAAHLQWHLERQLRTLPLVERRAERMVAGGIRQDVAHGNGTDRAAEGSARLPAAAPGA; encoded by the coding sequence ATGCGTCTGTACCGGGATCGGGCTGTGGTGCTCCGGCAGCACAAGCTCGGCGAAGCCGACCGGATCGTGAGTCTGCTGACTCGCGATCACGGTCTGGTGCGGGCGGTGGCCAAAGGGGTGCGGCGCACCCGCAGCAAGTTCGGCGCACGGCTGGAACCGTTCGCGCACATCGACGTTCAGCTGCACCCGGGGCGCAACCTGGACATCGTCACCCAGGTTCAGGCCATCGACGCGTTCGCCTCGGACATCGTCAGCGACTACGGCCGCTACACCTGTGCCTGCGCGATGCTGGAGACCGCGGAGCGGATCGCGGGGGAGGAGCGCGCCCCGGTGCCTGCGCTGCACCGGCTCACCGTGGCCGCACTGCGCGCGGTGGCCGACGCCGCCCGTCCCCGTGAACTCGTCCTCGACGCCTATCTGCTGCGCGCGATGGGGGTTGCGGGATGGGCGCCGGCGCTGACCGAGTGCGCGCGGTGCGCGGCCCCCGGCCCGCACCGGGCGTTCCACGTCGGGGCGGGCGGAAGCGTGTGTGTGCACTGCAGGCCGTCCGGCTCGGTGACCCCGCCGCAGGGGGTGCTGGACCTGATGGCCGCCCTGTACGAGGGCGACTGGGAGCACGCTCAGCTGTCCACCTCGGCGCACCGCAGCCAGGCCAGCGGGCTGGTGGCCGCGCATCTGCAATGGCACCTGGAACGCCAGCTGCGGACGTTGCCACTCGTGGAGCGCAGGGCAGAGCGGATGGTTGCCGGAGGCATCAGGCAGGATGTTGCGCATGGCAATGGAACGGACCGGGCGGCGGAAGGGTCAGCCCGGTTACCCGCAGCTGCCCCCGGCGCCTGA
- the ybeY gene encoding rRNA maturation RNase YbeY yields MSIEVSNESGFDVSEEELISVARFVIRKMDVNPAAELSMMLLDTAAMADLHMRWMDLPGPTDVMSFPMDELEPGGRPDAPEPGPSMLGDIVLCPEFAAKQAADAGHTLGQELALLTVHGVLHLLGYDHAEPDEEKEMFALQRELLEGWVAEQVEAYHQDRQTEKDRRLVDRLRHFDELHHGDELTPGDTP; encoded by the coding sequence ATGAGCATCGAGGTATCCAACGAGTCCGGGTTCGACGTCTCCGAAGAGGAACTGATCAGCGTCGCGCGGTTCGTCATCCGCAAGATGGACGTCAACCCTGCGGCCGAGCTGTCGATGATGCTGCTCGACACCGCGGCGATGGCCGACCTGCACATGCGGTGGATGGACCTGCCCGGCCCCACCGACGTGATGAGCTTCCCGATGGACGAGCTGGAGCCCGGCGGGCGCCCGGACGCGCCCGAACCGGGACCGTCGATGCTCGGCGACATCGTGCTGTGCCCGGAGTTCGCCGCCAAGCAGGCCGCCGACGCCGGCCACACGCTGGGTCAGGAACTGGCCCTGCTCACCGTGCACGGTGTGCTGCACCTGCTGGGCTACGACCACGCCGAACCCGACGAGGAGAAAGAGATGTTCGCCCTGCAGCGCGAACTCCTCGAAGGGTGGGTCGCCGAGCAGGTCGAGGCCTACCACCAGGACCGGCAGACCGAGAAGGACCGCCGGCTGGTGGACAGGTTGCGACATTTCGACGAGTTGCACCACGGCGACGAACTGACCCCCGGCGACACTCCGTGA
- a CDS encoding PhoH family protein, producing MAPRENASSAASAASSGTSVRSTITVPPEYVMGLLGSSDENLRELEDLLTADIHARGNEITLSGDPADVALAERAISELVEVVGSGQRLTPDAVRRGVAMLTGAGDESPADVLTLDILSRRGKTIRPKTLNQKRYVDAIDAKTIVFGIGPAGTGKTYLAMAKAVSALQTKQVSRIILTRPAVEAGERLGFLPGTLSEKIDPYLRPLYDALHDMMDPELIPKLMTAGVIEVAPLGYMRGRTLNDAFIILDEAQNTTAEQMKMFLTRLGFGSKIVVTGDATQVDLPNGSGSGLRAAMRILDGIDDIHFAELTSADVVRHRLVSEIVDAYERAEVKLGDSTTNRAQRRSSGSGRPRR from the coding sequence GTGGCGCCCCGCGAGAACGCAAGCTCGGCCGCATCAGCAGCATCTTCTGGCACGTCGGTCCGCAGCACCATCACAGTTCCGCCCGAATACGTCATGGGCCTCCTGGGATCCTCCGACGAGAATCTGCGCGAGCTCGAAGATCTGCTCACCGCCGACATCCACGCCCGCGGCAACGAGATCACCCTTTCCGGTGACCCCGCCGACGTGGCACTGGCCGAACGGGCCATCTCCGAGCTGGTCGAGGTCGTCGGCAGCGGTCAGCGGTTGACCCCTGACGCCGTGCGGCGCGGGGTGGCGATGCTGACCGGGGCCGGTGACGAGTCGCCGGCCGACGTCCTGACACTGGACATCCTGTCCCGCCGGGGCAAGACGATCCGGCCCAAGACGCTGAACCAGAAGCGCTACGTCGACGCGATCGACGCGAAGACGATCGTGTTCGGCATCGGCCCGGCCGGCACCGGCAAGACGTATCTGGCGATGGCCAAGGCGGTCAGCGCGCTGCAGACCAAGCAGGTCAGCCGGATCATCCTGACCCGCCCCGCGGTGGAGGCCGGCGAACGCCTCGGCTTCCTGCCCGGCACGCTCAGCGAGAAGATCGACCCCTACCTGCGTCCGCTCTACGACGCGCTGCACGACATGATGGATCCCGAGCTGATCCCGAAGCTGATGACCGCAGGCGTGATCGAGGTCGCGCCGCTGGGCTACATGCGCGGACGCACGCTCAACGATGCGTTCATCATCCTCGACGAGGCGCAGAACACCACCGCGGAGCAGATGAAGATGTTCCTGACGCGGCTCGGTTTCGGCTCGAAGATCGTGGTGACCGGCGATGCCACGCAGGTCGACCTGCCCAACGGGTCGGGCTCGGGACTGCGTGCGGCGATGCGCATCCTCGACGGCATCGACGACATCCACTTCGCCGAGCTGACCAGCGCCGACGTGGTGCGTCACCGGCTGGTGTCCGAGATCGTGGACGCCTACGAACGGGCCGAGGTGAAGCTCGGCGATTCGACCACGAACCGGGCGCAGCGCCGCTCGTCCGGCTCCGGACGTCCACGGCGGTAA
- the era gene encoding GTPase Era gives MTDDVEFRSGFVCFVGRPNTGKSTLTNALVGTKVAITSNRPQTTRHTIRGIVHRDEFQIVLVDTPGLHRPRTLLGQRLNDLVKGTYSEVDVIGLCIPADEKIGPGDRWIYEQIRAVAPRTTLVVVVTKIDKVSKDRVGEQLLAVSELVGPDTEIVPVSATSGTQLDVLTSVLAAKLPPGPAFYPDGELTDEPEEVLMAELIREAALEGVRDELPHSLAVVIDEVELRPDRPEDDPLMDVHAILYVERDSQKGIVIGKGGARLREVGTAARTQIEKLLGTKVYLDLRVKIAKNWQRDPKQLGRLGF, from the coding sequence GTGACCGATGACGTCGAATTCCGTTCCGGTTTCGTCTGTTTCGTCGGCAGGCCGAACACCGGCAAGTCCACGCTGACCAACGCGCTGGTCGGCACGAAGGTGGCGATCACCTCGAACCGGCCGCAGACCACCCGGCACACGATCCGCGGCATCGTGCATCGCGACGAGTTCCAGATCGTGCTCGTCGACACCCCCGGACTGCACCGGCCCCGCACCCTGCTCGGGCAGCGGCTCAACGACCTGGTCAAGGGCACCTACTCCGAGGTCGACGTGATCGGGTTGTGCATCCCGGCCGACGAGAAGATCGGCCCGGGGGACCGCTGGATCTACGAGCAGATCCGGGCCGTCGCGCCGCGGACCACGCTGGTGGTGGTCGTCACCAAGATCGACAAGGTGTCCAAGGACCGGGTCGGCGAACAGCTGCTGGCCGTCAGCGAACTGGTCGGCCCGGACACCGAGATCGTGCCTGTCTCAGCCACTTCGGGCACCCAGCTGGATGTGCTGACTTCGGTGCTGGCTGCCAAGCTGCCGCCGGGGCCGGCGTTCTACCCCGACGGTGAACTCACCGACGAACCCGAAGAAGTGCTGATGGCCGAACTGATCCGGGAGGCCGCGCTCGAAGGGGTGCGCGACGAGCTGCCGCACTCGCTGGCGGTGGTGATCGACGAGGTCGAGCTCAGGCCGGACCGCCCGGAAGACGACCCGCTGATGGACGTGCACGCCATCCTCTACGTCGAACGTGACTCGCAGAAGGGCATCGTCATCGGCAAGGGCGGGGCCCGGCTGCGTGAGGTCGGGACGGCCGCGCGCACCCAGATCGAGAAACTGCTGGGCACCAAGGTCTATCTGGATCTGCGCGTCAAGATCGCCAAGAACTGGCAGCGCGACCCGAAACAGCTTGGCCGGCTGGGCTTCTAG
- a CDS encoding hemolysin family protein: MTPIGQLLTAIVLIFFGGLFAAIDAALSTVSMARVEELVRDERPGAVRLARVMVERPRYINLIVLLRITCEVTATVLLAAFLDGGLGVTWGLAAAAAIMAVVSFVFVGVGPRTLGRQNAYSIALVTALPLQAISVLLLPVSRLLVLIGNALTPGRGFRNGPFASEIELREVVDLAQQRGVVADDERRMIQSVFELGDTPAREVMVPRTEMVWIEHDKTAGQATSLAVRSGHSRIPVIGENVDDVIGVVYLKDLVQRTYYSTDRGRDTPVKDVMRAAAFVPDSKPLDALLRDMQRDRVHMVLLVDEYGAIAGLVTIEDVLEEIVGEIADEYDTDEVAPVEDLGDHQYRVSARLSIEDLGELYDKDFDEDLDVDTVGGLVALELGRVPLPGAEVTWDGLRLRAEGGPDPRGRVRIGTVLVSPVEPPENVEGQE; the protein is encoded by the coding sequence GTGACCCCGATCGGCCAGCTGCTCACCGCCATCGTTCTGATCTTCTTCGGTGGGTTGTTCGCCGCCATCGACGCGGCGCTGAGCACCGTGTCGATGGCCCGGGTCGAGGAACTCGTGCGCGACGAGCGCCCCGGCGCCGTGCGCCTGGCCCGGGTGATGGTCGAGCGCCCCCGCTACATCAACCTCATCGTGTTGCTGCGCATCACCTGCGAGGTGACCGCCACGGTGCTGCTGGCCGCGTTCCTCGACGGCGGGCTCGGCGTCACGTGGGGGTTGGCCGCCGCGGCCGCCATCATGGCCGTCGTCAGCTTCGTGTTCGTCGGCGTCGGGCCGCGGACCCTGGGCAGGCAGAACGCCTACAGCATCGCGTTGGTGACCGCGCTTCCGCTGCAAGCGATCTCGGTGCTGCTGCTCCCGGTCAGCCGGCTGCTGGTGTTGATCGGTAATGCGCTGACACCCGGGCGCGGTTTCCGCAACGGCCCGTTCGCGTCCGAGATCGAACTGCGCGAGGTCGTCGACCTGGCCCAGCAGCGCGGTGTGGTGGCCGACGACGAACGCCGGATGATCCAGTCGGTGTTCGAACTCGGCGACACCCCTGCGCGCGAGGTGATGGTCCCGCGCACCGAGATGGTGTGGATCGAGCACGACAAGACCGCAGGCCAGGCCACATCCCTCGCGGTGCGCAGCGGCCACTCCCGCATCCCGGTGATCGGCGAGAACGTCGACGACGTCATCGGTGTGGTGTATCTGAAGGACCTGGTGCAGCGCACCTACTACTCCACCGACCGGGGCCGTGACACCCCGGTCAAGGACGTGATGCGCGCCGCGGCGTTCGTGCCGGACTCCAAGCCGCTGGACGCGCTGCTGCGCGACATGCAGCGCGACCGGGTCCACATGGTCCTGCTGGTCGACGAATACGGCGCGATCGCCGGGCTCGTCACGATCGAGGACGTGCTGGAGGAGATCGTCGGCGAGATCGCCGACGAGTACGACACCGACGAGGTGGCACCGGTCGAGGACCTCGGTGACCATCAGTACCGGGTCTCCGCACGGCTGTCGATCGAAGACCTCGGCGAGCTCTACGACAAAGACTTCGACGAGGACCTCGACGTCGACACCGTGGGCGGGCTGGTCGCGCTGGAGCTCGGCCGCGTGCCGCTGCCCGGCGCCGAGGTGACCTGGGACGGCCTGCGATTGCGCGCCGAGGGCGGGCCGGACCCGCGTGGCCGGGTCCGGATCGGCACCGTGCTGGTCAGCCCCGTCGAACCGCCGGAGAACGTGGAAGGACAGGAATGA
- a CDS encoding cytidine deaminase → MSALDPEDTKLVVLARGAMGRAEAGAGAAVRDTDGRTYAGAPVELAALTLTALQAAVAAAVSSGATGLEAAVLVGGSADDAGVAAVRELSPGAAVIVTDRAGAPL, encoded by the coding sequence ATGAGCGCGCTCGATCCCGAGGACACCAAGCTGGTGGTGCTGGCCCGAGGTGCGATGGGCCGTGCCGAGGCCGGCGCCGGGGCCGCGGTCCGAGACACCGACGGGCGCACCTACGCGGGCGCACCGGTGGAGCTGGCCGCGCTCACGCTGACCGCACTGCAGGCGGCCGTCGCGGCCGCGGTGTCCAGCGGCGCGACCGGGCTGGAAGCCGCTGTGCTGGTGGGTGGTTCGGCCGACGACGCCGGAGTGGCCGCGGTGCGCGAACTCTCGCCCGGGGCCGCCGTCATCGTGACCGACCGCGCAGGTGCCCCGCTGTGA
- a CDS encoding CAP domain-containing protein, producing MISHVVRALPAVVVLGAAVAGTPAAQADNRRLNESVAVNVYTIQQHNDCDTEIKVNPQLQLAAQWHANDVLRNRALNGDIGSDGSTVQDRANRAGFVGTVAETVAINPALAISGIEILNQWYHRPDYMAIMSNCANTQIGVWSENSLDRTVVVAVYGQPG from the coding sequence GTGATCAGCCATGTCGTGCGCGCCCTGCCCGCCGTCGTCGTGTTGGGTGCGGCGGTGGCAGGCACGCCCGCAGCCCAGGCGGACAACCGGCGCCTCAACGAGAGCGTCGCGGTGAACGTCTACACGATCCAGCAGCACAACGACTGCGACACCGAAATCAAGGTCAACCCGCAGTTGCAGCTGGCCGCGCAGTGGCACGCCAACGACGTCCTGCGCAACCGGGCGCTGAACGGCGACATCGGCTCCGACGGGTCCACGGTGCAGGACCGCGCGAATCGGGCCGGCTTCGTGGGCACCGTCGCCGAGACGGTCGCGATCAACCCGGCGCTGGCGATCAGCGGCATCGAGATCCTCAACCAGTGGTACCACCGTCCCGACTACATGGCGATCATGAGCAACTGCGCCAACACCCAGATCGGCGTGTGGTCGGAGAACAGCCTGGACCGCACCGTGGTGGTCGCGGTGTACGGCCAGCCCGGCTAA